Proteins encoded together in one Aminipila butyrica window:
- the mazG gene encoding nucleoside triphosphate pyrophosphohydrolase — translation MEQNQVILEEYKHLYGTAATAEDSIARLMEIIKILRKECPWDREQTHESLRTCMIEEAYEAVEAINNGDVDNLEEELGDVLLQVVFHSSLAEENSHFDLTGVINRECEKMLRRHPHVFLKESIKSIDKVLEKWENVKRNEKGSTDCKSRLQNVPRALPALMRSYKVQAKAAEVGFDWDEVESAFHKVKEETEELMEGYIRNDKDSMTEELGDLLFSVVNVARFLKVDPEDALNRTSNKFIKRFSFIEDTAKARNVSLEDMSLAEMDKLWDMAKMLEKKA, via the coding sequence ATGGAGCAGAATCAAGTAATATTGGAAGAATACAAGCATTTATACGGCACGGCGGCCACTGCGGAGGATTCTATAGCTCGTTTGATGGAAATCATCAAAATTCTCAGAAAGGAGTGTCCGTGGGATCGGGAGCAAACTCATGAAAGCCTGCGGACCTGCATGATTGAGGAGGCCTACGAAGCGGTAGAAGCCATCAATAACGGCGATGTGGACAATTTGGAGGAGGAGCTGGGCGATGTGCTTCTCCAGGTGGTATTTCACAGCAGTTTGGCTGAAGAAAACAGCCATTTTGACTTAACAGGAGTCATTAATCGGGAATGTGAGAAAATGCTTCGCCGGCATCCGCATGTTTTTTTAAAAGAAAGCATTAAAAGTATTGACAAAGTCCTTGAAAAATGGGAAAATGTGAAAAGAAATGAGAAGGGCTCTACAGACTGCAAATCAAGGCTTCAAAATGTTCCTAGAGCATTACCTGCTTTGATGCGAAGTTATAAAGTTCAGGCCAAAGCTGCGGAAGTCGGATTTGACTGGGACGAAGTAGAAAGTGCTTTTCATAAGGTCAAAGAAGAGACTGAAGAACTTATGGAGGGTTATATCAGGAACGATAAAGACAGCATGACAGAGGAGCTAGGTGATTTACTATTTTCCGTTGTCAATGTTGCTCGATTTCTCAAAGTGGACCCGGAAGATGCGTTAAATCGAACTTCCAATAAGTTTATTAAGAGATTTAGCTTTATTGAAGATACGGCCAAGGCTCGTAACGTTTCACTGGAGGACATGTCTTTAGCAGAGATGGACAAGCTGTGGGATATGGCAAAGATGTTGGAAAAGAAAGCTTAA
- a CDS encoding putative polysaccharide biosynthesis protein, with the protein MAKKSFVQGAVILGIAGIIIKVLGAFFRIPLANLIGEEGMGYYQTAYPIYVLFLTLATAGIPIAISRMVSERIAVDDYYEAHKVFRVSFILLFCIGIFSAAICFFGAEQLVGFMGNPGARMAMMAIAPALLFVPMQAAYRGYFQGMQNMKPTAVSQVTEQFCRVGVGLFLAYYLISYGKQHAAAGASFGATAGAIGGVVTVVFIYLYMRGSLEHNIQRTKRRSTEKSSSILAKIFIIAIPVTIGAAIMPIMNAIDVSIVMRRLQETGWTYAQANGMYGQLTGMAGPLINFPQVLTQAVAMSLVPAVAAAYKQKDMHFLRENVQTGLRMAIIIGLPCALGLMALSEPIMLLLYPMQRESALSAAPCLFIMAFGVIFLSTVQTLTGVLQGVGKQMIPVRNLFIGALAKVVITYTLTGVESINVKGAAIGTVAAYMIAATLNVAAVKKYTGARFDLMLTYVKPIVSTLVMAGAAVLVHRVCLGVLGNALATLLAVSIAGAVYCILLFVTRSIRREEIVNLPKGRALLKLMDKFRK; encoded by the coding sequence ATGGCAAAAAAATCCTTTGTTCAAGGTGCCGTAATTCTGGGAATTGCGGGCATAATAATAAAAGTCTTGGGAGCATTCTTTAGAATTCCTTTGGCAAACTTAATTGGAGAAGAGGGCATGGGCTATTATCAGACAGCTTATCCTATATATGTGCTCTTCTTGACTTTGGCCACGGCGGGCATTCCTATCGCCATATCCAGAATGGTGTCGGAACGCATCGCTGTAGACGATTATTACGAGGCCCACAAGGTCTTTCGCGTCTCCTTTATCCTACTGTTCTGCATTGGTATCTTTTCGGCAGCGATCTGCTTTTTTGGCGCAGAACAGCTGGTGGGCTTCATGGGCAATCCAGGAGCAAGAATGGCCATGATGGCCATCGCACCGGCCCTGTTGTTTGTGCCGATGCAGGCAGCATACAGAGGGTACTTTCAAGGCATGCAGAACATGAAGCCTACGGCCGTTTCTCAGGTGACCGAGCAGTTTTGTCGAGTAGGTGTGGGGTTATTTCTGGCGTATTACCTAATTAGCTATGGCAAGCAGCATGCGGCAGCAGGAGCCTCTTTTGGGGCTACGGCGGGAGCCATCGGCGGAGTAGTAACCGTGGTGTTCATTTATTTGTACATGAGAGGGTCCTTAGAACACAATATCCAGCGGACTAAAAGACGCAGTACAGAAAAGAGCAGCAGCATCTTAGCGAAGATTTTTATCATCGCCATCCCGGTGACCATCGGTGCAGCTATCATGCCTATTATGAATGCCATTGATGTAAGTATCGTTATGCGCCGCTTGCAGGAGACGGGCTGGACTTATGCTCAGGCCAATGGCATGTATGGTCAGCTGACAGGCATGGCAGGTCCGCTGATTAATTTCCCACAAGTGCTCACTCAGGCAGTAGCCATGAGTTTGGTGCCAGCAGTGGCCGCGGCCTACAAACAGAAAGATATGCACTTTCTACGGGAGAATGTGCAAACGGGCCTGCGAATGGCTATTATCATCGGTTTGCCCTGCGCCCTTGGCTTAATGGCCTTATCTGAACCCATAATGTTGCTGTTGTATCCCATGCAGCGGGAAAGTGCTTTAAGCGCGGCACCTTGTCTGTTTATCATGGCTTTTGGCGTTATCTTCCTGTCCACGGTGCAGACGCTGACCGGCGTGCTGCAAGGAGTGGGGAAGCAGATGATTCCGGTACGCAACCTCTTTATTGGTGCGCTGGCTAAAGTAGTCATCACCTACACCTTGACTGGTGTGGAGTCTATCAATGTAAAGGGCGCAGCCATCGGTACTGTGGCGGCCTACATGATTGCAGCCACTTTGAACGTCGCTGCGGTGAAAAAGTATACAGGGGCTCGATTTGACCTTATGCTGACTTATGTGAAGCCAATCGTGTCTACCTTGGTGATGGCAGGGGCGGCGGTGCTGGTGCACCGGGTCTGTTTGGGCGTGTTAGGTAATGCTTTGGCCACTTTATTGGCTGTGAGCATAGCAGGAGCCGTGTACTGCATCCTGCTCTTCGTTACCAGGTCTATTCGGCGGGAAGAAATCGTTAACCTGCCTAAGGGCCGAGCTTTGTTAAAACTGATGGATAAGTTTAGAAAATAG
- a CDS encoding amidohydrolase family protein, which produces MIFTNISILDENMQIQENMYVGIKNDKVDYIGKEMPISDYGEVYRNGKGKLLMSGFYNTHAHSPMTLLRGYGENLALQDWLNQRIFPFEAKLDGNAVYWGTLLAMAESLRFGIVSTTDMYYFCEDMARAIEQSGAKNNIGRGVTNFSDGDLYDLESFAEMKALYGNYHNAAGGKIKVDMSLHAEYTSNPKTVQQMAAYTKSIGANMHVHVSETKLEHEECKARHGGLTPIQYLNSLGLLDNKTTAAHCVWIEPEDMDIIKEKGVTVASNPISNLKLASGVCNVPELLRRGINVSIGTDSVASNNSLNFLEEMKVFAISAKEKYQDPTAVTPVQTLHAATRAGALSQGREDCGLLAVGCKADLIMLDIMRPNFAPIHDMANNLVYSACGGDIVMTMVDGKVLYQDGQYKTIDIEKTIFETNKAAAKILSQL; this is translated from the coding sequence ATGATATTTACAAATATTTCAATTTTAGATGAAAATATGCAGATACAGGAAAACATGTACGTAGGAATAAAAAATGATAAAGTCGATTATATTGGTAAGGAGATGCCAATCAGCGATTACGGTGAAGTGTACCGCAACGGAAAGGGTAAGCTGCTGATGAGCGGCTTTTACAATACCCATGCGCATTCGCCGATGACTTTGCTCCGAGGTTACGGAGAAAATCTAGCATTGCAAGATTGGCTGAATCAGCGGATCTTTCCTTTTGAAGCCAAGCTGGACGGCAATGCCGTATATTGGGGCACTTTGCTGGCCATGGCCGAGTCTCTGCGCTTTGGTATTGTCTCTACTACCGACATGTATTACTTCTGTGAGGATATGGCCAGAGCTATTGAACAGTCCGGTGCCAAGAACAATATAGGCAGAGGGGTGACTAATTTTAGTGATGGGGATCTGTACGATCTGGAAAGCTTTGCAGAAATGAAAGCCCTGTATGGCAATTATCACAACGCGGCAGGCGGTAAGATTAAAGTGGATATGAGCCTCCATGCTGAATACACTTCTAATCCGAAGACGGTTCAACAGATGGCGGCCTATACCAAGTCCATCGGTGCAAACATGCATGTCCACGTATCCGAGACGAAGCTGGAACACGAAGAGTGTAAGGCTAGACACGGGGGGCTGACTCCGATTCAGTATTTAAATAGTTTGGGACTGCTGGACAATAAAACGACAGCGGCTCACTGTGTTTGGATTGAACCAGAAGATATGGATATCATTAAGGAGAAGGGGGTTACGGTAGCTAGCAATCCGATCAGCAATTTAAAGCTGGCCAGTGGTGTTTGCAATGTTCCGGAACTTTTAAGAAGGGGCATCAACGTATCCATTGGAACGGACAGCGTGGCTAGTAATAACAGCTTAAACTTCTTAGAAGAGATGAAAGTGTTTGCGATTTCTGCTAAGGAAAAGTATCAGGACCCAACGGCGGTAACACCGGTGCAGACTCTCCATGCGGCGACCAGAGCAGGAGCTTTGTCTCAGGGACGGGAAGACTGCGGCTTGCTGGCAGTAGGCTGTAAGGCTGATTTAATTATGCTGGACATCATGCGGCCAAACTTTGCACCAATCCATGATATGGCCAACAATCTGGTCTATTCTGCTTGTGGCGGAGATATTGTCATGACCATGGTAGACGGCAAAGTCCTCTATCAAGATGGACAGTACAAGACAATTGATATAGAGAAAACAATATTTGAAACAAATAAAGCGGCGGCAAAGATTTTGAGCCAGCTGTAA
- a CDS encoding stage V sporulation T C-terminal domain-containing protein, translated as MKATGIVRRIDDLGRVVIPKEIRRVLRIREGDPLEIYTSKEGEVILKKYSPINELSQFAGEYAETASSVLGSTVVVSDTDQIIAVSGGMKKDLLDKKIDHELDRLIQGKNRLMEQNRIVVPIISQGDSIGSISILPKDDKVLGDAELKAAEIGATFLARQMES; from the coding sequence ATGAAGGCAACAGGCATAGTTAGAAGGATAGACGACCTCGGCAGAGTTGTTATACCAAAGGAAATAAGAAGAGTCCTCAGAATTCGGGAGGGAGACCCCCTGGAGATCTACACCAGCAAAGAGGGCGAAGTTATCTTGAAGAAGTATTCTCCAATTAACGAACTGAGCCAATTTGCAGGTGAGTACGCCGAAACGGCCTCCAGTGTTCTGGGAAGCACCGTGGTCGTATCAGACACTGACCAGATTATCGCCGTTTCCGGTGGCATGAAAAAGGATTTATTAGATAAAAAAATCGATCATGAACTGGATCGGCTGATTCAAGGCAAAAACCGCCTGATGGAACAAAATCGCATTGTCGTACCGATTATTTCTCAAGGAGATTCCATCGGTTCCATCTCCATCCTGCCAAAGGACGACAAAGTCTTAGGAGATGCAGAATTGAAGGCCGCTGAAATTGGGGCCACATTCCTGGCCCGCCAGATGGAAAGTTGA
- the mfd gene encoding transcription-repair coupling factor translates to MSDNKIINISGISEGRVAPVGAYIAEKHGGPVLMVTSSAIKAKRLGEDLSFFAHKKVYVMPDVGEIFLRYEAKTHHELLDRLKILKALVTGEDCIVVAPVAAVLKKLAGSEHFQKNIIKLQLGDELNLEATKEQLVAMGYERVPMVAAKGQFSVRGSIIDVFTPDGEQPYRVELFDVEVDSIRSFDPDTQRASQNLEGIEVFPAELLQIKKEVFEEAAKKINKEYSAYRKRLLGKQEEGREPDHRLDQLEKRKNELLEYIENRTNIQLLENYIHYFYEETVYLWDYLPEDSLVMVDDPDRVIEALEARVEEFKRDFEVLLEAGYVIPKDYKAFFDQKEYFKLYQQPQVYLFTPFQKRIKGDVALAEIHHVVSKQGPVFNGRMDMLAEALKRYIQENYQITLVCSTPERVENLREFADRNGLAGKLSFKLGSITGGMEFPEEKICYIWDGDIFTNQKQGRTKKNKPKGKAIQSFSDMHKGDFVVHENHGIGKFLGIEQLVVQKIKKDYLKIKYAGEDMLYVPVEQMDLIQKYASSDGVSPKINKLSGSEWKKTKAKAKAAIANMAKELLELTAARQMEKGYSFSEDTVWQKDFEDSFPYQETTDQLRAIREIKADMEQPVAMDRLLCGDVGYGKTEVAARALFKCVAEGKQAAVLVPTTILANQHYLTLKERFEKFPFKVEMLCRFRSDRQQDEIVSQLEKGTVDLVIGTHRMLSKDVHFKNLGLLVVDEEQRFGVQHKEAIKQLRKNVDVLTMSATPIPRTLHMSLVGIKNMSLIEEPPEERYPVQTYVLEQEDELIRTAVERELARDGQVYIIFNRVLGINKIAAQIRRLVPEARVEVAHGQMNEHQLEDIMIRFINNESNVLVATTIVESGIDIPNANTIIMLDADRLGLAQLYQLRGRVGRSTRLSYAYLMYQRDKVLSEVSEKRLRAIKEFTEFGAGFKVAMRDLEIRGAGNLLGTEQHGHMMMIGYELYCKLVDDAVRALGGEIVNPDREETSIELQVTAYIPDRYIADEVLKLQMYKKIAVIDSGDGEEEIIDELIDRFGEIPKETLNLIQVSRIRSMAEKLCITRIHEDQNRIIFDFAPENPLKAQAYGRLSDRFGMRIFIHGGVKPMVRYTMEKTNKLAETLRVLETMKEE, encoded by the coding sequence ATGAGTGATAATAAAATCATCAACATATCCGGCATATCTGAAGGACGGGTAGCTCCTGTCGGCGCCTATATTGCAGAAAAACACGGGGGACCTGTTCTCATGGTCACCTCATCTGCTATCAAGGCAAAACGACTGGGGGAAGACCTGTCTTTTTTTGCCCATAAAAAGGTATATGTTATGCCAGACGTGGGTGAGATATTCCTCCGTTATGAGGCAAAGACCCACCATGAGTTGCTGGATCGCTTGAAAATTTTAAAGGCCCTGGTTACTGGGGAAGATTGCATCGTGGTGGCACCGGTGGCAGCGGTACTGAAGAAGCTGGCAGGTTCGGAGCATTTTCAGAAAAATATCATCAAGCTACAACTAGGTGATGAACTGAACTTGGAGGCGACAAAAGAACAGCTGGTGGCTATGGGCTATGAGCGTGTGCCGATGGTGGCGGCCAAGGGCCAGTTCAGTGTTCGCGGGAGCATCATCGATGTCTTCACGCCGGATGGGGAGCAGCCTTACCGGGTGGAGCTCTTTGACGTGGAGGTAGATTCCATCCGCAGCTTCGATCCAGATACCCAGCGGGCGTCTCAGAACTTGGAGGGTATAGAGGTCTTTCCAGCGGAGCTGCTTCAGATTAAAAAAGAGGTCTTCGAAGAAGCCGCAAAGAAGATTAATAAGGAATACTCCGCCTATAGAAAGCGCTTGCTGGGCAAACAAGAGGAAGGCAGAGAACCGGATCATCGGCTGGATCAGCTGGAAAAGCGAAAAAATGAATTGCTGGAGTATATAGAAAATCGTACTAATATTCAGCTGCTGGAGAATTACATCCATTATTTTTATGAGGAAACCGTTTATCTGTGGGATTACCTGCCAGAAGATTCTCTAGTCATGGTAGATGATCCAGACCGAGTCATCGAGGCACTGGAAGCTCGGGTGGAGGAGTTTAAGAGAGACTTTGAAGTGCTCCTTGAAGCTGGCTATGTAATTCCCAAGGACTATAAGGCCTTTTTTGATCAGAAGGAATACTTTAAGCTATATCAGCAGCCACAGGTTTATCTGTTTACGCCTTTTCAAAAGCGCATCAAGGGAGATGTAGCTTTAGCGGAAATCCATCATGTTGTCAGCAAGCAGGGGCCGGTATTCAACGGCCGCATGGATATGCTGGCAGAGGCTTTAAAGCGGTACATTCAAGAAAATTACCAAATTACGTTGGTATGTTCCACCCCGGAACGGGTGGAAAACTTGAGAGAGTTTGCGGATCGGAATGGATTGGCGGGGAAGTTGTCCTTTAAGCTGGGCAGCATCACTGGGGGCATGGAGTTTCCGGAGGAAAAGATATGTTACATCTGGGATGGAGATATTTTCACCAACCAGAAGCAGGGCAGAACGAAGAAGAATAAGCCTAAAGGAAAGGCTATCCAGAGTTTTTCCGACATGCATAAAGGCGATTTCGTGGTCCATGAAAACCACGGTATCGGTAAGTTTCTGGGCATCGAGCAGTTGGTGGTTCAGAAGATTAAAAAAGACTATTTAAAGATTAAATATGCCGGTGAGGACATGTTGTATGTACCGGTAGAGCAGATGGATCTGATTCAAAAGTACGCCAGTTCCGATGGAGTATCCCCTAAGATTAACAAGCTCTCCGGCAGCGAGTGGAAAAAGACTAAAGCCAAGGCTAAAGCGGCTATCGCCAATATGGCCAAGGAGTTGTTGGAGCTGACAGCCGCCAGGCAGATGGAAAAGGGCTACTCTTTTTCGGAGGATACGGTCTGGCAAAAAGATTTTGAGGACAGTTTCCCTTACCAGGAGACGACCGATCAGCTGCGGGCCATTCGGGAGATTAAGGCCGATATGGAGCAGCCAGTGGCTATGGATCGGCTTCTTTGCGGTGACGTAGGTTACGGCAAGACAGAAGTAGCAGCCAGAGCCTTGTTCAAGTGCGTAGCTGAAGGCAAACAGGCAGCTGTTTTAGTGCCGACCACTATATTGGCTAATCAGCATTATCTGACGTTGAAAGAGCGCTTTGAGAAATTTCCTTTTAAGGTAGAAATGCTCTGTCGGTTTCGAAGTGACAGACAGCAGGACGAAATTGTCTCTCAGTTGGAAAAGGGCACCGTGGATCTGGTTATTGGTACCCACCGCATGTTGTCTAAGGATGTGCATTTTAAGAACCTGGGGCTGCTGGTGGTAGATGAGGAGCAGCGCTTTGGGGTTCAGCACAAAGAGGCCATCAAGCAGCTGCGTAAAAATGTAGATGTACTGACCATGTCGGCTACGCCTATTCCACGAACGCTGCATATGTCTTTAGTGGGCATCAAAAACATGAGCTTAATTGAAGAGCCGCCGGAAGAACGGTATCCGGTGCAGACCTATGTATTGGAGCAAGAAGATGAGTTGATTCGCACGGCGGTCGAGCGGGAATTGGCTCGGGATGGCCAGGTTTACATCATTTTTAACCGGGTACTTGGCATTAACAAAATTGCGGCTCAGATTCGGCGGCTGGTGCCAGAGGCCCGGGTAGAAGTAGCTCATGGGCAGATGAATGAGCATCAGCTGGAAGATATCATGATCCGCTTTATCAACAACGAGAGCAATGTGCTGGTGGCGACTACCATCGTGGAATCCGGCATTGACATTCCAAATGCTAATACCATCATTATGCTGGATGCGGACCGGCTGGGCCTGGCTCAGCTATACCAGCTGCGGGGGCGGGTAGGCCGGAGCACCCGGCTTTCCTATGCGTATCTCATGTATCAGCGGGACAAAGTGTTGTCGGAGGTATCGGAAAAGCGGTTGCGGGCCATTAAGGAGTTTACGGAGTTCGGAGCTGGATTCAAGGTGGCTATGCGGGATCTGGAGATTCGAGGGGCCGGCAATCTGCTTGGTACGGAACAGCACGGCCACATGATGATGATTGGCTATGAGCTTTACTGTAAGCTGGTGGATGATGCCGTGCGGGCTTTAGGCGGCGAAATCGTCAATCCAGACCGGGAAGAGACCTCCATTGAGCTTCAGGTTACGGCTTATATTCCGGATCGTTACATTGCAGACGAAGTGTTGAAGCTGCAAATGTATAAGAAGATTGCGGTCATTGACAGCGGAGATGGCGAAGAAGAGATTATAGATGAACTGATTGATCGGTTCGGTGAGATTCCAAAGGAGACTCTGAACCTAATTCAAGTATCCAGAATCCGCTCCATGGCGGAAAAGTTGTGTATCACCCGAATCCATGAGGATCAAAATCGGATTATTTTTGATTTTGCGCCGGAAAATCCATTGAAAGCTCAGGCGTATGGACGTTTGTCCGACCGATTTGGCATGCGGATATTCATTCATGGTGGGGTCAAGCCTATGGTGCGTTACACCATGGAAAAGACTAATAAGCTGGCAGAAACCCTTCGAGTTCTGGAGACCATGAAAGAAGAATAG
- the pth gene encoding aminoacyl-tRNA hydrolase, with product MYVIVGLGNPGKKYENTRHNIGFIALDYLADRHGIKITKIKHKALVGEGNISGQKVLLVKPQTYMNLSGNSVREVMEYYKLEPENLLVVYDDIDIPTGSVRIRKKGSAGTHNGMRSIVYDLQSDQFPRIRIGMGNNKKADLVNFVIGSFTKEERKIFEGAVVHTADAIECFLQFGIDKAMNEYNTRGIAGEEKGNE from the coding sequence ATGTATGTAATTGTTGGACTTGGAAATCCAGGCAAAAAATATGAAAATACCAGGCATAATATCGGGTTCATCGCCCTGGATTACCTGGCTGACAGGCATGGAATTAAAATCACGAAGATAAAACATAAGGCTTTGGTCGGAGAAGGAAACATCTCCGGCCAAAAAGTTTTATTGGTCAAACCCCAGACTTATATGAATCTCAGCGGCAATTCCGTCCGAGAAGTGATGGAATACTATAAGCTGGAGCCGGAGAATTTGCTGGTGGTTTACGATGATATTGATATACCGACAGGGAGTGTGCGAATCCGCAAGAAAGGCAGTGCCGGTACGCATAATGGTATGCGGTCTATTGTCTACGACTTGCAGTCTGATCAATTTCCACGGATTCGAATCGGCATGGGTAACAACAAAAAGGCTGATTTAGTGAATTTTGTAATTGGCAGCTTTACCAAAGAGGAAAGGAAGATTTTTGAAGGGGCCGTGGTCCACACAGCGGATGCCATTGAATGCTTCTTACAATTTGGCATAGATAAGGCGATGAATGAATACAATACAAGAGGAATTGCAGGAGAAGAAAAGGGTAATGAGTGA
- a CDS encoding ribose-phosphate diphosphokinase yields the protein MKSGAFSDFKIFTGNSHPALAEEVAKIMGKPLGKATVSTFSDGEISANLWETVRGVDTYIVQPTCNPVNNSLMEVLIMIDAMKRASAGRINAVIPYYGYARQDRKAKARDPITAKLVADLLVAAGADRVVTMDLHAAQIQGYFNIPVDHLLGMPILVKYFQEKNLEDLVIVSPDHGSVTRARNMAQPLNSPIAIVDKRRPEPNKSEIMNIIGDIEGKTAILVDDMVDTAGTITNAANALKGLGAKEVYACATHPILSGPAIERIADSAIKELVLLNTTPIPEEKVIDKIKVLSVAPLFAEAMMRIFTNDSISKLFD from the coding sequence ATGAAGAGCGGAGCATTTTCAGATTTTAAGATTTTTACGGGGAATTCACACCCGGCGCTGGCAGAGGAAGTTGCCAAGATTATGGGCAAGCCTTTGGGTAAGGCTACAGTGAGCACGTTCAGCGACGGAGAGATTTCAGCGAACCTGTGGGAGACCGTGCGGGGAGTTGATACGTATATCGTTCAGCCTACCTGTAACCCGGTGAACAACAGCCTGATGGAAGTCTTAATTATGATCGATGCAATGAAAAGGGCGTCGGCTGGACGAATCAACGCGGTAATCCCATATTATGGGTATGCCCGTCAGGATAGAAAAGCTAAAGCCAGAGACCCAATTACAGCCAAGCTGGTGGCAGACTTGCTGGTAGCTGCTGGAGCAGACCGGGTAGTAACCATGGATTTGCATGCAGCTCAGATTCAGGGCTACTTTAACATTCCGGTAGATCATTTGCTGGGTATGCCAATTTTAGTTAAATATTTTCAGGAGAAGAACTTAGAAGACCTGGTTATCGTATCACCGGACCACGGCAGTGTGACTCGGGCCAGAAACATGGCGCAGCCGTTGAACTCACCGATTGCTATCGTGGACAAGAGACGTCCAGAGCCGAACAAGTCGGAGATTATGAATATTATCGGCGACATTGAGGGCAAGACGGCTATTCTGGTGGACGACATGGTAGATACCGCCGGTACCATTACCAATGCAGCTAACGCTCTAAAAGGCCTGGGGGCAAAGGAAGTGTATGCTTGTGCGACTCACCCAATCCTGTCCGGCCCGGCGATTGAACGGATTGCCGATTCAGCCATCAAGGAGCTGGTTTTGCTGAATACTACACCTATTCCAGAAGAAAAAGTCATCGACAAAATCAAGGTGCTTTCCGTAGCGCCATTGTTTGCTGAGGCCATGATGCGTATTTTCACCAACGACTCCATCAGCAAGCTGTTTGATTAG
- a CDS encoding DapH/DapD/GlmU-related protein, giving the protein MTMEECLELEEERLEINKKHLENGVKFIDIRTAYIGPQVEIGSGTVICPCVTLEGSVIIGVDCVIGQNSRILDSVVGDRTEIQSSVVTESTIGSDTKVGPFAYLRPNSTIGNHCKVGDFVEVKNSTMGDGAKASHLTYIGDSDVGQDVNLGCGVVFVNYDGKNKHRSVIGDGAFIGCNTNIVSPVTVEDGAYVAAGSTVTKNVPKGALYVARAKEKIIEGWVARRGLLKK; this is encoded by the coding sequence ATGACGATGGAAGAATGTCTGGAGTTAGAAGAGGAACGGCTGGAAATAAATAAAAAGCACCTGGAAAATGGGGTGAAATTTATAGATATCAGGACCGCCTACATTGGTCCGCAGGTAGAAATCGGATCGGGGACGGTAATTTGTCCTTGTGTTACCTTGGAGGGAAGCGTTATAATCGGAGTTGACTGTGTCATCGGCCAAAACAGCCGCATCCTGGATTCTGTCGTGGGAGACCGGACAGAGATTCAGAGTTCTGTAGTCACGGAGAGTACGATTGGCAGCGATACCAAGGTGGGGCCTTTTGCTTACCTGCGGCCAAACAGTACGATTGGGAACCACTGTAAGGTGGGTGATTTTGTGGAAGTAAAAAATTCCACCATGGGAGACGGAGCTAAAGCTTCGCATCTGACCTATATTGGAGATTCCGACGTAGGGCAAGATGTGAATTTGGGCTGTGGTGTGGTGTTCGTCAATTATGATGGGAAGAACAAGCATCGTTCCGTCATCGGTGACGGAGCATTTATCGGCTGTAATACCAACATTGTCTCCCCGGTGACGGTGGAGGACGGCGCTTATGTGGCAGCTGGCAGCACGGTAACCAAGAATGTGCCAAAGGGAGCCCTGTACGTGGCCCGAGCCAAAGAGAAGATTATCGAAGGCTGGGTAGCGCGCAGAGGGCTTTTAAAGAAATAA